One region of Streptomyces capillispiralis genomic DNA includes:
- a CDS encoding PhzF family phenazine biosynthesis protein: protein MRIRIVDAFTDRPFAGNPAGVLLLDRFPDDPWLQSVALEVNHAETAFAHPLPAGGDADWALRWFTPATEVAMCGHATLATAHVLHTTGAHRGPVRFATRSGVLVATPGEDGGITLDFPTAPLTAVEVPEGVAEALGAAPLTAFDTGPNVGDLLVEIADERTVHALRPDLVALAAYSERGVIATARAENPALGYDFVSRCFFPNVGIDEDPVTGSAHTALAPYWSERLGRSVLTGLQASARSGRVRTELRGGRTLLSGRAVTVIEGDLLV from the coding sequence ATGCGCATTCGAATCGTCGACGCCTTCACCGACCGGCCCTTCGCCGGCAACCCCGCCGGGGTGCTGCTGCTCGACCGCTTCCCGGACGACCCCTGGCTCCAGAGCGTGGCCCTGGAGGTCAACCACGCCGAGACGGCGTTCGCCCACCCGCTCCCCGCCGGCGGGGACGCCGACTGGGCCCTGCGCTGGTTCACCCCCGCCACCGAGGTCGCGATGTGCGGACACGCGACGCTGGCCACCGCGCACGTCCTGCACACCACCGGCGCGCACCGGGGCCCGGTGCGGTTCGCCACCCGCAGCGGCGTGCTCGTCGCCACCCCCGGGGAGGACGGCGGCATCACCCTGGACTTCCCCACGGCCCCGCTCACCGCGGTCGAGGTCCCCGAGGGCGTCGCCGAGGCGCTGGGCGCCGCGCCGCTCACGGCGTTCGACACCGGCCCGAACGTCGGCGACCTGCTCGTCGAGATCGCCGACGAGCGGACCGTGCACGCGCTGCGGCCCGACCTCGTGGCCCTGGCCGCCTACTCCGAGCGCGGCGTCATCGCCACCGCGCGCGCCGAGAACCCGGCCCTGGGCTACGACTTCGTCTCCCGCTGCTTCTTCCCGAACGTCGGCATCGACGAGGACCCCGTCACCGGCAGCGCGCACACCGCCCTGGCCCCCTACTGGTCCGAGCGCCTCGGCCGGTCCGTCCTCACCGGTCTCCAGGCCTCGGCCCGCTCCGGCCGCGTCCGCACCGAACTGCGCGGCGGCCGCACCCTGCTGAGCGGACGGGCCGTGACGGTCATCGAGGGCGACCTGCTGGTCTGA
- a CDS encoding LacI family DNA-binding transcriptional regulator: MTERPNGHRPTLEDVARRAGVSKSTVSRVINGEPKVRAAVADRVRQAVAALGYVPNQAARSLVTRRSNAVAVVVTEPQNRLFVDPYFDCHLRGIRQELVRRGAQPVLLFIEDPDDYPRVGTFLGGGHVDGALLFSLRTDDPLPAMVAHMDLPAVFGGRPAGGSGHRGRGYASVDADNRGGAREAVRHLVSLGRRRIGTITGPLDQTSAADRLDGYRDVLLDAPAELVAEGDFTLRGGADAMAALLDRCPDLDAVFVASDLMASGALRVLRERGRRVPEDVAVVGFDDLVAIAEATEPPLTTVRQDIEDMGRLMARLLFERASDEPASRDGRPAPSSVVTPTRLVVRASA, encoded by the coding sequence TTGACGGAACGGCCGAACGGACATCGCCCCACCCTCGAGGACGTGGCACGCCGGGCAGGGGTGTCGAAGTCCACCGTGTCCCGTGTGATCAACGGCGAGCCGAAAGTGCGGGCGGCGGTCGCGGACCGCGTCCGGCAGGCGGTGGCCGCCCTCGGCTACGTCCCCAACCAGGCCGCCCGAAGCCTGGTCACCCGGCGCAGCAACGCCGTCGCCGTGGTGGTCACCGAACCGCAGAACCGCCTCTTCGTGGACCCGTACTTCGACTGCCATCTGCGGGGCATCCGGCAGGAACTCGTCCGGCGGGGAGCGCAGCCGGTGCTGCTGTTCATCGAGGACCCGGACGACTATCCGCGCGTCGGCACCTTCCTGGGCGGCGGCCACGTCGACGGCGCCCTGCTGTTCTCGCTGCGTACCGACGATCCGCTGCCCGCCATGGTCGCGCACATGGACCTGCCCGCGGTCTTCGGCGGCCGTCCGGCCGGCGGCTCCGGCCACCGCGGCCGCGGCTACGCGTCCGTCGACGCCGACAACCGCGGCGGGGCCAGGGAAGCCGTCCGGCACCTCGTGTCACTGGGGCGCCGGCGCATCGGGACGATCACCGGACCGCTCGACCAGACCTCCGCGGCCGACCGTCTCGACGGGTACCGCGACGTACTCCTCGACGCCCCGGCCGAGCTGGTCGCCGAGGGCGACTTCACGCTCCGGGGCGGTGCCGACGCCATGGCCGCGCTCCTCGACCGCTGCCCCGACCTGGACGCGGTGTTCGTCGCCTCGGACCTGATGGCCTCCGGTGCCCTGCGCGTGCTGCGGGAGCGCGGGCGCCGCGTCCCCGAGGACGTGGCGGTCGTCGGCTTCGACGACCTCGTCGCCATCGCCGAGGCGACGGAGCCACCGCTCACCACCGTGCGCCAGGACATCGAGGACATGGGACGCCTGATGGCCCGGCTGCTGTTCGAACGGGCCTCGGACGAGCCCGCGTCACGGGACGGCCGCCCCGCGCCGTCCTCCGTGGTCACCCCGACCCGTCTGGTCGTACGCGCGTCCGCCTGA
- a CDS encoding PadR family transcriptional regulator codes for MHTHGFEHGHGHGGPRGGRGDFDRLRAAFGPFGPGGPGGPGGPFGPGFGHGPWGGRGRGGPRGRARRGDVRASILALLKDRPMHGYEMIQEIAERSGGAWKPSPGSVYPTLQLLEDEGLIASESEGGKKLFSLTEAGRTAAEDGPEAPWEEASRGVDWEALSEIRQAGFGLMEAFGQVWKTGSKDQRDKALAVINETRKKLYLILADED; via the coding sequence ATGCACACCCATGGTTTCGAGCACGGACACGGTCACGGAGGCCCGCGCGGCGGTCGCGGCGACTTCGACAGGCTGCGCGCGGCCTTCGGTCCCTTCGGGCCGGGCGGACCGGGTGGTCCCGGCGGCCCCTTCGGGCCGGGCTTCGGACACGGCCCCTGGGGCGGTCGCGGGCGCGGCGGGCCGAGGGGGAGGGCGCGGCGCGGTGACGTACGGGCATCGATCCTGGCCCTGCTCAAGGACCGCCCCATGCACGGCTACGAGATGATCCAGGAGATCGCCGAGCGCAGCGGCGGGGCGTGGAAGCCCAGCCCCGGATCCGTGTACCCCACCCTCCAGCTGCTGGAGGACGAGGGGCTGATCGCCAGCGAGTCCGAGGGCGGCAAGAAGCTGTTCTCCCTCACCGAGGCCGGCCGCACGGCGGCCGAGGACGGTCCCGAGGCTCCCTGGGAGGAGGCCTCGCGCGGGGTCGACTGGGAGGCGCTGAGCGAGATCCGGCAGGCCGGCTTCGGGCTGATGGAGGCCTTCGGGCAGGTCTGGAAGACCGGCAGCAAGGACCAGCGGGACAAGGCCCTCGCCGTGATCAACGAAACCCGCAAGAAGCTGTACCTGATCCTCGCCGACGAGGACTGA
- a CDS encoding Clp protease N-terminal domain-containing protein, giving the protein MQPRIPRQSAEELPEQDIHRADGDAGLSAELAAVVTGARRRAVRDGDRQIDTAHLLHSLLESDAEVGAVFGEDPRIARLLGYLVQRSIGYGLRWQSAVEDSGGVPAVPETAGFSPLAARCMAHARERAARRGRGPARGTDLLAAIVVDPQARAVEVLLRAGIDPCELSDRLETRAAARPGESSR; this is encoded by the coding sequence GTGCAACCCCGTATCCCCCGGCAGTCGGCCGAGGAGCTCCCGGAGCAGGACATCCACCGCGCGGACGGCGACGCCGGGCTCAGTGCCGAGCTGGCGGCGGTGGTCACCGGTGCCCGGCGCAGGGCGGTCCGGGACGGGGACCGCCAGATCGACACCGCCCATCTGCTGCACTCGCTGCTGGAGTCCGACGCCGAGGTGGGCGCCGTCTTCGGCGAGGATCCGCGGATCGCGCGGCTGCTCGGCTACCTGGTCCAGCGCAGCATCGGCTACGGCCTGCGCTGGCAGAGCGCGGTCGAGGACTCCGGCGGCGTCCCCGCGGTGCCCGAGACCGCCGGCTTCTCCCCGCTGGCCGCGCGCTGTATGGCGCACGCCCGCGAGCGCGCCGCCCGCCGCGGCCGCGGCCCGGCCCGCGGCACCGACCTGCTCGCGGCGATCGTCGTGGACCCGCAGGCGCGGGCCGTCGAAGTGCTCCTGCGGGCCGGGATCGACCCCTGCGAACTGTCCGACCGGCTCGAGACGCGGGCCGCGGCCCGCCCCGGGGAGTCCAGCCGGTGA
- a CDS encoding EamA family transporter — translation MPVPTSVSTRSNQSKGVGLGLALLSALAFGGSGVAAKPLIEAGLDPLHVVWLRVAGAALVMLPLAVRHRGLLRRRPGLLAGFGLLAVAGVQACYFAALSRIPVGVALLVEYLAPALVLGWVRFVQRRPVTRAAAAGVVLAVGGLACVVEVWSGLGFDALGLLLALGAACCQVGYFVLSDQGSDADEAPDPLGVIAYGLLIGAAVLTVVARPWSMEWSVLTGSAELDGTPVAAFALLAWIVLVATVVAYVTGVVSVRRLSPQVAGVVARLEAVIATVLAWVLLGEHLSAPQIVGGAVVLTGAFIAQSSAPAKGSAEPVAGGGPDRELSTPGTTA, via the coding sequence GTGCCGGTGCCTACCTCTGTCAGTACCCGGAGCAACCAGTCCAAGGGCGTCGGGCTCGGCCTCGCGCTGCTGTCCGCGTTGGCCTTCGGTGGTTCCGGTGTGGCGGCGAAGCCGCTGATCGAGGCGGGTCTCGACCCGCTCCACGTGGTCTGGCTGCGCGTGGCGGGCGCGGCACTCGTCATGCTGCCGCTGGCGGTGCGCCACCGGGGGCTGCTGCGCCGCCGGCCGGGGCTGCTCGCCGGGTTCGGCCTGCTCGCCGTGGCCGGCGTCCAGGCCTGCTACTTCGCCGCCCTCTCCCGCATCCCCGTCGGGGTGGCGCTGCTGGTGGAGTACCTGGCGCCCGCGCTCGTCCTCGGCTGGGTGCGCTTCGTGCAGCGACGGCCGGTGACCCGTGCCGCCGCGGCCGGCGTGGTCCTGGCCGTCGGCGGGCTGGCCTGCGTCGTGGAGGTGTGGTCGGGGCTCGGCTTCGACGCCCTGGGGCTGCTGCTGGCGCTCGGCGCCGCCTGCTGCCAGGTCGGCTACTTCGTCCTGTCCGACCAGGGCAGCGACGCCGACGAGGCGCCCGACCCGCTCGGGGTGATCGCCTACGGGCTGCTGATCGGCGCAGCCGTGCTGACCGTCGTCGCGCGCCCCTGGTCCATGGAGTGGTCCGTGCTCACGGGCAGCGCCGAGCTGGACGGCACCCCCGTCGCCGCCTTCGCGCTGCTGGCCTGGATCGTCCTCGTCGCCACGGTCGTCGCGTACGTCACCGGGGTGGTCTCGGTGCGCCGGCTCTCGCCGCAGGTCGCCGGTGTCGTGGCCCGCCTGGAGGCGGTCATCGCGACCGTGCTGGCCTGGGTCCTGCTCGGCGAGCACCTGTCGGCGCCGCAGATCGTGGGCGGCGCGGTCGTCCTGACCGGCGCCTTCATCGCCCAGTCGTCGGCCCCCGCCAAGGGCTCCGCGGAGCCGGTGGCCGGCGGCGGGCCCGACCGGGAGTTGTCCACGCCGGGAACGACCGCATAA
- a CDS encoding DMT family transporter, with product MSNAVSGLPVGRGLLYLIIAGAAWGTAGAAASLVYRTSDMGPVALSFWRCAAGLVLLLGARLLRRARTAAPQPLRRRVLRAAATGIGLAVFQTAYFAAVAATGLAVATVVTLGAGPVLIALGARATMGERLGRGGAAAVVGALAGLVVLVLGDGETTVDTWGVLLALLSAAGYSAMTLLTRWWGRDGGTDSSGMTVGAFAVTSLVLLPFAALEGLVPHTDAPGALLCLLAYVAGVPTALAYGLYFAGAAVVRSATVSVIMLLEPVSAAVLAVALLGERLTVATLAGTLLMLGSVAGLAVGEARGAKARRAEREAVPA from the coding sequence GTGTCGAACGCCGTCTCCGGCCTGCCCGTCGGGCGAGGCCTCCTCTATCTGATCATCGCCGGTGCCGCCTGGGGCACCGCGGGCGCGGCCGCCTCCCTGGTCTACCGGACCAGCGACATGGGGCCCGTCGCCCTGTCCTTCTGGCGCTGCGCGGCCGGCCTGGTGCTGCTGCTCGGCGCCCGCCTGCTGCGGCGCGCCCGGACCGCCGCACCCCAGCCGCTCCGCCGCCGGGTGCTGCGGGCCGCGGCCACTGGGATCGGCCTGGCGGTCTTCCAGACCGCCTACTTCGCGGCCGTGGCCGCCACCGGACTCGCCGTGGCCACCGTGGTCACCCTCGGCGCCGGACCCGTGCTGATCGCACTCGGTGCGCGGGCGACCATGGGCGAGCGCCTGGGACGCGGCGGGGCGGCCGCCGTCGTGGGCGCCCTCGCCGGGCTCGTCGTGCTGGTCCTCGGCGACGGCGAGACCACCGTCGACACCTGGGGCGTCCTGCTCGCCCTGCTGTCCGCGGCCGGATACTCCGCGATGACCCTCCTCACCCGCTGGTGGGGACGCGACGGCGGCACGGACTCCTCCGGTATGACCGTCGGCGCGTTCGCCGTCACCAGCCTGGTGCTGCTGCCGTTCGCCGCGCTCGAGGGACTGGTGCCGCACACCGACGCCCCCGGTGCACTGCTGTGCCTGCTGGCCTACGTGGCCGGCGTGCCGACGGCGCTCGCCTACGGCCTCTACTTCGCCGGCGCCGCTGTCGTACGGTCGGCCACCGTGTCCGTGATCATGCTGCTGGAGCCGGTGAGCGCGGCGGTGCTGGCGGTCGCCCTGCTCGGTGAGCGGCTCACGGTGGCCACCCTGGCCGGCACCCTGCTGATGCTGGGCTCGGTCGCGGGCCTCGCGGTGGGCGAGGCACGGGGAGCGAAGGCCCGCAGGGCGGAGCGGGAGGCCGTGCCGGCGTGA
- a CDS encoding pyridoxamine 5'-phosphate oxidase family protein, translating to MQGTRQPADTYPPTGRTVPTRSPDRAAYDKELVHAILDEGYVCHLGFVRDGAPVVLPTLYARVGERLYVHGSTGSRPLRAAGQAGPGLPVCLTVTHVDGLVLARSAFHHSVNYRSVVVHGAAYDVTDPEEKRQALDALVDHVVPGRAADSRPADKKELAATAVIRLDLREVSAKLRTGGVNDEPEDLALPHWAGVLPLRKGYDAPVADPGLAPGTALPGYLAAL from the coding sequence ATGCAGGGGACCCGACAGCCCGCCGACACCTACCCGCCCACCGGCCGCACCGTCCCCACCCGCTCCCCCGACCGCGCCGCGTACGACAAGGAGCTGGTGCACGCGATACTCGACGAGGGCTACGTCTGCCACCTCGGTTTCGTCCGGGACGGCGCGCCGGTGGTGCTGCCCACCCTGTACGCGCGGGTCGGCGAGCGCCTCTACGTCCACGGCTCGACCGGCTCGCGCCCGCTGCGCGCGGCGGGACAGGCCGGCCCCGGTCTCCCGGTCTGCCTGACCGTCACCCACGTGGACGGGCTGGTGCTGGCCCGCTCGGCCTTCCACCACTCGGTCAACTACCGCTCCGTGGTGGTGCACGGAGCGGCGTACGACGTGACGGACCCCGAGGAGAAGCGGCAGGCGCTCGACGCCCTGGTCGACCATGTCGTACCGGGGCGCGCCGCCGACTCCCGGCCGGCCGACAAGAAGGAGCTGGCCGCCACCGCGGTCATCCGCCTCGATCTCCGGGAGGTGTCCGCCAAGCTCCGCACGGGCGGTGTCAACGACGAGCCCGAGGACCTGGCCCTGCCCCACTGGGCGGGCGTGCTCCCGCTGCGCAAGGGCTACGACGCCCCTGTCGCCGACCCCGGCCTGGCCCCCGGCACCGCACTGCCCGGCTACCTGGCAGCCCTGTGA